From one Lycium ferocissimum isolate CSIRO_LF1 chromosome 5, AGI_CSIRO_Lferr_CH_V1, whole genome shotgun sequence genomic stretch:
- the LOC132057678 gene encoding uncharacterized protein LOC132057678, translated as MALYEALYGRRCRLPDLVHDALEKVTLIQERLKTAQSQQKCYTDVRRRDLEFKEGDQKMGEVAYELGLPASMNAIHPVFHVSMLRGYKPDPAHIISPEVVEINDGLTYEEQPVEIVDRKVRKLRTKDIASVKVLWRNHDVTWEAEEDMKI; from the exons atggctcttTATGAAGCCTTGTATGGGAGACGTTGTAGATTGCCCGATCTTGTGCATGATGCCTTAGAGAAGGTAACCTTGATACAAGAGCGGCTGAAGACCGCTCAGAGCCAACAAAAATGTTACACTGATGTACGACGACGTGACTTGGAGTTCAAAGAGGGTGATCAA AAGATGGGTGAAGTAGCCTACGAGCTAGGGTTACCTGCATCGATGAATGCGATTCATCCtgtttttcatgtatcaatgctacGTGGGTACAAGCCCGACCCTGCTCACATCATCTCTCCGGAAGTAGTAGAAATAAATGATGGCTTGACTTATGAGGAACAACCAGTTGAGATTGTTGATAGAAAAGTCCGTAAATTGAGAACCAAAGATATAGCTTCGGTTAAAGTTTTATGGCGTAATCATGATGTCACCTGGGAGGCCGAGGAAGATATGAAAATTTGA